A part of Armatimonadota bacterium genomic DNA contains:
- a CDS encoding serine hydrolase, whose amino-acid sequence MQHELLQRLSEKVRSAPAEVGLAVRGVDIDLRIDINSMEPFRSASVIKVPLLAALFWLGERGELDWQETLPLRDSDRTPGSGILRELHAGLELTLHDLAVLMIVLSDNTATNMLIDRAGVEAVQRFLHLLGFHHTTLQRKMYDFVAAEQGRENVCNAAEIADLLRWMAQGEIRAVDGSLLVSSAGCEQMLNIMRKQFYRDQIPALLPDEAKVANKTGEISGHHHDSAVVWTPAGCYALAVLTRGFEHRRVAASFIADLSLMVYQVVCHQRQDSAC is encoded by the coding sequence ATGCAACATGAACTTTTGCAAAGACTATCCGAGAAGGTACGTTCCGCCCCCGCCGAGGTAGGGCTGGCTGTACGCGGAGTGGATATAGACCTGCGCATCGATATCAACAGCATGGAGCCGTTCCGTTCCGCTAGCGTGATTAAGGTTCCTCTGCTTGCCGCCCTGTTCTGGCTGGGCGAGCGGGGCGAGCTGGATTGGCAAGAAACGCTTCCCCTGCGCGACAGCGACCGTACACCCGGTTCCGGCATCCTGCGCGAACTGCACGCCGGACTGGAGCTCACCCTGCACGACCTCGCGGTGCTGATGATTGTGCTCAGCGACAACACCGCAACCAACATGCTTATCGACCGCGCCGGAGTAGAGGCGGTGCAGCGGTTTCTGCATCTGCTGGGGTTTCACCACACCACCCTGCAGCGCAAAATGTACGATTTCGTCGCTGCCGAGCAGGGCAGGGAGAACGTCTGCAATGCCGCCGAGATAGCCGACCTGTTGAGGTGGATGGCGCAGGGCGAAATACGCGCTGTCGACGGTAGCCTGCTGGTCTCTTCAGCCGGTTGCGAGCAGATGCTAAACATCATGCGCAAGCAGTTCTACCGGGACCAGATACCCGCACTATTGCCCGACGAGGCGAAGGTGGCGAACAAAACGGGCGAAATCAGCGGACACCACCACGATTCGGCGGTGGTGTGGACGCCGGCGGGATGCTATGCCCTTGCGGTGCTCACGCGCGGTTTCGAGCATCGCCGGGTCGCCGCATCCTTTATCGCCGATCTGTCCTTGATGGTTTATCAGGTGGTATGTCATCAGAGGCAGGATTCCGCCTGTTAA
- a CDS encoding glycosyl hydrolase, translated as MRRIGLWLWITLWVCAAALAQQHNTLSPREQRFGWKLLFNGTDLSGWTVADAQDAWRVDDGTIYCTGRGGGMLYSNEQYKNFVLRIDFKMSPNANSGVFVRIWDRNDPVNTGMEIQILDSYGKPNPDKHDCGALYDIVAPLKNVARPAGEWNSLSICCRDSHLMAFMNGEKIVDVDLSQWTEPGKNPDGTPNKFKYAYKEMVKPGYIGLQNHGHEVWFRNIKIRPLY; from the coding sequence ATGCGACGGATAGGCTTGTGGCTGTGGATAACGCTGTGGGTGTGCGCTGCTGCGCTCGCACAGCAACATAATACCCTTTCCCCACGCGAACAACGCTTTGGGTGGAAACTGCTCTTCAACGGCACCGATCTGTCCGGGTGGACCGTAGCGGACGCACAGGATGCCTGGCGTGTGGACGACGGTACCATCTACTGCACCGGCAGGGGGGGTGGCATGCTGTACTCCAACGAACAGTACAAGAACTTCGTGCTGCGCATCGATTTCAAGATGTCGCCCAACGCCAATAGCGGCGTCTTTGTGCGCATCTGGGACCGCAACGACCCGGTGAACACGGGCATGGAGATTCAGATTCTGGATAGCTACGGCAAACCCAATCCGGACAAACATGACTGCGGTGCGCTCTACGACATCGTGGCTCCGCTGAAAAACGTTGCTCGCCCCGCTGGTGAATGGAACAGCCTGAGCATCTGCTGCCGGGATAGCCACCTGATGGCGTTCATGAACGGCGAGAAGATCGTGGACGTGGACCTGAGCCAGTGGACGGAACCGGGCAAGAACCCCGACGGCACGCCCAACAAGTTCAAATACGCCTACAAGGAGATGGTCAAGCCGGGCTACATCGGATTGCAGAATCACGGGCACGAAGTATGGTTCCGCAACATCAAGATACGCCCGTTGTACTGA
- the yyaL gene encoding hypothetical protein, with protein MQPNRLIHEKSPYLLQHAHNPVDWYPWGEEAFERALRENKPVFLSVGYSSCHWCHVMEQESFEDPHIADILNRHFVCIKVDREERPDVDDIYMTAVQLLAGRGGWPMSVFLTPEGEPFFAGTYYPPEVFAQIARQLADAYQNRHDEVLQSAHEIATVIQQVAAARYEQMEGEPDPRIVGNYLQQMREHFDSVHGGFGNAPKFPPNTAFPVLFWLAENLNSEHALQMALRTLDAMALGGIRDHIGGGFHRYSTDAEWLLPHFEKMLTDNAQLGWAYTEAYSLTGNGDYAEVAHELYAWVLREMRVEGGAFASAIDADSEGEEGKYYTWTLGEVRQVLPPALADLFCNVYSIRADGNYREEATRQPTGRNIPHLHAPLHEIAAELGMAPIELSSKIKTAREMLLQARLQRVSPLRDDKVLAGWNGLMIESLAYAGLVLGKEEYIQAAEEAARFIMEKMIDGEGRLLRRYRDGEAAIPAYLEDYALLGAGLLQLFEATEDENWLTEAKRLANRAIADFWDEQHQAFVNTADYHERLIARVKEVHDRSTPCGNGAIARLLAKLYGVTGEENYGYFVYRTLRSLWAPIQKYPQGSDSLIHALLLLAGDELEEVPEVEEAQPAVPASGLPVNVDMHIMKGGVMVRFLMERGWHINGAEGVPEGLVPTRIEMSSTLPLIFGEPMFPPPDTLQASESTQPIPVYRGELRVVVPVIGIGEVTEDTGEIRARVTCQPCTDTECALPQTVELVEQVRLQLRG; from the coding sequence ATGCAACCTAATCGCCTCATCCACGAAAAAAGCCCATATCTCTTACAACATGCACACAACCCCGTGGACTGGTATCCCTGGGGCGAGGAGGCGTTTGAACGGGCGTTGCGCGAGAATAAGCCCGTCTTCCTCTCGGTTGGTTACTCTTCATGCCACTGGTGCCATGTGATGGAGCAGGAGAGCTTCGAGGATCCGCACATTGCCGACATCCTCAACCGCCATTTCGTGTGCATCAAGGTGGACCGTGAGGAGCGCCCCGATGTCGACGATATCTACATGACGGCGGTGCAGCTACTTGCCGGGCGAGGCGGGTGGCCCATGTCTGTGTTCCTCACCCCAGAAGGCGAGCCTTTTTTCGCCGGGACCTACTATCCGCCTGAAGTTTTCGCGCAAATAGCCCGCCAGCTCGCCGACGCTTACCAGAACCGTCACGACGAGGTGTTACAGTCCGCCCACGAGATTGCTACGGTGATACAGCAAGTTGCCGCCGCTCGCTACGAGCAGATGGAAGGCGAACCAGACCCGCGCATCGTGGGCAACTACCTGCAACAGATGCGCGAGCATTTCGATTCGGTGCACGGTGGTTTCGGCAATGCGCCTAAATTTCCCCCAAATACCGCCTTCCCGGTGCTCTTCTGGCTGGCGGAAAACCTGAATAGTGAGCATGCCCTGCAGATGGCTCTGCGCACGCTGGACGCGATGGCTCTGGGCGGAATCCGCGACCATATTGGGGGAGGCTTCCACCGCTACTCCACCGACGCCGAATGGCTGCTGCCACATTTTGAAAAGATGCTGACCGACAACGCACAGCTGGGCTGGGCTTATACCGAAGCGTATAGCCTGACCGGAAACGGTGACTATGCTGAAGTGGCTCACGAACTGTACGCATGGGTGCTGCGCGAGATGCGTGTGGAGGGCGGTGCGTTCGCCAGCGCCATAGATGCCGACAGCGAAGGCGAAGAAGGCAAATACTACACCTGGACGCTTGGCGAGGTCCGTCAGGTGCTGCCCCCTGCTCTGGCGGATCTGTTCTGCAACGTGTACAGCATCCGTGCCGATGGCAACTATCGCGAAGAAGCTACCAGACAGCCAACAGGCAGAAACATCCCGCACCTGCACGCCCCGCTCCACGAGATTGCTGCCGAACTGGGGATGGCACCCATCGAGTTGAGCAGCAAGATAAAAACCGCCCGCGAGATGCTGCTGCAGGCACGTTTGCAGCGTGTGTCTCCCCTGCGCGATGATAAGGTGCTGGCAGGATGGAACGGGCTGATGATAGAAAGCCTCGCGTACGCCGGGCTGGTGCTCGGAAAAGAGGAGTACATACAGGCAGCAGAGGAAGCCGCACGCTTTATCATGGAAAAAATGATAGATGGCGAAGGGCGTCTGCTAAGGCGATACCGCGACGGTGAGGCGGCGATACCCGCCTACCTGGAGGACTATGCCCTTCTGGGGGCGGGGCTACTGCAGCTGTTCGAAGCCACCGAAGACGAGAACTGGCTGACAGAGGCAAAGCGACTGGCGAACCGTGCCATCGCCGATTTCTGGGATGAGCAACATCAGGCGTTTGTGAACACCGCCGACTATCACGAAAGGCTGATTGCCCGTGTGAAAGAGGTGCACGACCGCTCCACCCCCTGCGGAAACGGCGCGATAGCGCGTTTGCTGGCGAAGCTGTATGGGGTGACGGGAGAGGAGAACTACGGCTACTTCGTCTACCGCACCTTGCGTTCGCTGTGGGCACCCATTCAGAAGTACCCGCAGGGTTCAGATAGCCTGATCCATGCGCTACTGCTGCTCGCCGGTGACGAACTGGAAGAGGTCCCCGAGGTGGAAGAGGCACAGCCCGCGGTGCCTGCCTCCGGACTACCAGTCAACGTGGATATGCACATCATGAAGGGCGGCGTGATGGTGCGTTTCCTCATGGAGCGCGGGTGGCACATCAACGGTGCAGAGGGCGTCCCTGAGGGACTGGTTCCCACTCGCATCGAGATGTCCAGTACCCTGCCGCTGATATTCGGCGAGCCGATGTTCCCCCCGCCCGACACCCTGCAGGCGAGCGAATCGACACAGCCAATACCCGTCTACCGCGGCGAACTGCGCGTGGTGGTGCCGGTCATCGGTATCGGCGAGGTTACCGAGGATACCGGTGAGATTCGCGCCCGCGTCACCTGCCAGCCCTGCACCGACACCGAATGTGCCCTGCCTCAAACGGTGGAACTGGTGGAGCAGGTGCGCCTGCAGTTACGCGGTTGA
- the hemH gene encoding ferrochelatase gives MAQSWDVLVMAYGTPRTLEEVEPYYTHIRRGRSPSPQQLQDLVRRYEAIGGVSPLNEITEKQVRAVEKALRQREWDGRIYVGMKHWHPFIAEAVEQMAKDGVQRAVGVVLAPHYSRLSIGGYVDYALQARERFSPQMELRFVERWGNHPLFVEAVARRIHEAMEGWHPEQTMVVFSAHSLPTRIRQWNDPYERELLESAQLVAQKLNLPYWTFAYQSASSTGEPWLGPDILERLEEIASERLQKQVLCCAIGFVADHLEVLYDLDVEARQKCEALGLQYRRAASLNDDPLMAEAVADVVIQKMG, from the coding sequence GTGGCACAGAGCTGGGATGTGTTGGTAATGGCGTATGGCACGCCGCGCACACTGGAAGAGGTAGAACCTTACTATACCCACATTCGCCGGGGCAGATCCCCTTCACCGCAGCAACTGCAAGACCTCGTTCGCAGATACGAAGCCATCGGCGGCGTTTCACCGCTGAACGAAATCACCGAGAAGCAAGTGCGAGCGGTGGAGAAAGCCCTGCGTCAGCGAGAGTGGGACGGCAGGATATACGTGGGTATGAAACACTGGCATCCCTTTATTGCAGAGGCAGTAGAGCAGATGGCGAAAGATGGTGTGCAGAGGGCGGTAGGTGTGGTGCTTGCGCCGCATTACTCGCGACTGAGCATTGGCGGATATGTGGACTACGCGCTGCAAGCACGAGAACGGTTCTCCCCACAGATGGAGCTACGCTTTGTGGAGCGATGGGGCAATCATCCCCTCTTTGTCGAAGCGGTTGCCCGCAGGATACATGAGGCGATGGAAGGTTGGCACCCGGAGCAGACGATGGTGGTCTTTAGCGCACATAGCCTGCCTACACGTATCCGCCAATGGAACGACCCTTACGAGCGCGAGCTGCTGGAGAGTGCGCAGCTGGTGGCACAAAAGCTGAACCTGCCTTACTGGACGTTCGCCTATCAGAGCGCGAGCAGCACTGGCGAACCATGGTTGGGACCAGATATTCTGGAGCGTCTGGAGGAGATAGCCAGCGAACGGTTACAGAAGCAGGTGCTGTGCTGCGCCATCGGTTTTGTGGCAGACCATCTGGAAGTGCTATACGATTTGGATGTGGAGGCGCGCCAGAAGTGTGAGGCTTTAGGATTGCAATATCGTCGTGCTGCTTCGCTGAACGACGACCCGCTGATGGCGGAGGCAGTAGCAGACGTAGTGATACAAAAGATGGGATAA
- a CDS encoding hypothetical protein (possible pseudo, frameshifted), which produces MADNTKQLEVIVYLYDNLCALFADREDVFVAADLLWYPAVCGTAASL; this is translated from the coding sequence ATGGCGGATAATACAAAGCAGCTGGAGGTCATCGTATACCTCTACGACAACCTTTGCGCCCTTTTCGCTGACCGTGAAGACGTGTTCGTGGCGGCGGACTTGTTGTGGTATCCCGCCGTATGTGGAACTGCGGCGTCGTTATAA
- the yurM gene encoding putative ABC transporter permease protein YurM yields MRPSHNDRSAGSRLLRRTAVRTTNTGRRGPKRRPHLSEVLCWIALLVLLALSLLPLAMMLLLSLKTNADIFTRFWGLPQPVRWDFYRDAAVALKGYLLNTLIVTVVVVPGVLLLSSLSGYALARLSFRGRDGVFALILALLVVPGILTLIPTYALVQSMGLLNTRWALILPYLAGGQVLGVVLCRTFFASLPDELFEAMRLDGAGDVQIYRHLALPLSLPTLATIAIMTALGIYNDYIWPLVTISDSSLQTFTVGVTRFAGEFNLDYGPTLAGYVIGSLPLIVLFAIGMRAFVQGVTSGALKA; encoded by the coding sequence ATGAGACCATCGCACAATGATCGTAGTGCAGGCTCCCGCCTGCTTCGACGCACTGCAGTGCGCACTACAAACACGGGGAGAAGAGGTCCCAAACGTCGTCCTCACCTGTCAGAAGTGCTCTGCTGGATAGCATTGCTTGTCCTGCTAGCGCTGTCGCTCCTGCCCCTCGCGATGATGCTTCTTCTCTCGCTAAAAACCAATGCCGACATCTTCACCCGCTTCTGGGGATTGCCTCAGCCCGTGCGGTGGGATTTCTACCGCGACGCCGCCGTTGCACTGAAGGGCTATCTGCTCAATACATTGATTGTTACGGTCGTGGTGGTGCCCGGGGTGCTGCTGTTGAGCTCGTTATCGGGCTATGCACTGGCACGGCTTAGCTTTCGCGGGCGCGATGGGGTGTTTGCGCTGATCCTGGCTTTGCTGGTGGTGCCAGGCATCCTCACACTCATACCCACCTACGCGCTGGTGCAAAGCATGGGGTTGCTGAACACCCGCTGGGCGTTGATTCTACCCTATCTCGCAGGCGGACAGGTGCTGGGCGTGGTGCTGTGTCGCACCTTCTTCGCCAGTTTGCCCGACGAGCTGTTCGAGGCGATGCGACTGGATGGCGCAGGAGATGTACAGATTTATCGCCACCTTGCCCTGCCCCTCTCCCTACCCACGCTGGCAACCATCGCCATTATGACAGCATTGGGCATCTACAACGACTACATCTGGCCTCTCGTCACTATCAGCGATAGCAGCTTGCAGACCTTTACCGTTGGCGTCACGCGCTTCGCTGGTGAGTTCAATCTGGATTATGGTCCCACGCTGGCAGGGTACGTGATAGGCAGTCTGCCGCTGATTGTGCTGTTCGCGATAGGGATGCGCGCCTTTGTGCAGGGCGTCACCAGCGGCGCACTGAAGGCGTGA
- a CDS encoding ABC transporter permease produces MSKRRTSIAVVVLMLGPTLALLAMFNYYPAVLGLSRAFTRWETGEDPQWIGIGNFVAMWHDEFLRLSLRNLFILLIANVLKTLTMPLLVAELLMSLRSPRWQYVLRTAFILPMVVPGMVTTLLWSFIYDGSVGLLNQVLEAVGMGALARSWLGESGTALWAIIGIGFPWAGGLALLIYLAGLNQVSGDVWDSCQVDGVSGLRRVWYVDLPLLLPQVRLLVILTLIGTLQDFGSILILTGGGPGLATHVPALHMYFQAFRFGHLGYAAAIGLTLFVAIFVLSLLNLLLGRRLERLT; encoded by the coding sequence ATGAGCAAACGACGCACCTCTATAGCAGTCGTTGTGTTAATGCTGGGTCCTACACTGGCACTGCTGGCGATGTTCAACTACTATCCGGCGGTGCTGGGCTTGTCGCGTGCCTTCACACGCTGGGAGACAGGCGAAGACCCGCAATGGATTGGCATTGGCAACTTTGTAGCAATGTGGCATGATGAGTTCCTGCGCCTCAGCCTGCGCAACCTGTTCATCCTGCTGATAGCCAATGTGCTGAAAACGCTCACCATGCCTCTGCTGGTAGCGGAACTGCTGATGAGTCTGCGCTCGCCGCGCTGGCAATATGTATTGCGCACCGCCTTTATCTTGCCGATGGTGGTGCCGGGTATGGTGACCACGTTGCTGTGGAGCTTTATCTACGACGGCAGTGTGGGCTTGCTCAATCAGGTGCTAGAAGCGGTGGGCATGGGCGCGCTGGCTCGCTCGTGGCTGGGCGAGTCGGGCACGGCGCTGTGGGCGATTATCGGTATCGGCTTCCCGTGGGCGGGCGGATTGGCTCTGCTTATTTACCTTGCCGGACTGAACCAAGTTTCAGGCGACGTGTGGGATTCATGCCAGGTGGACGGGGTGAGCGGTCTGCGGCGGGTGTGGTACGTGGACTTGCCCTTGCTGCTACCACAGGTGCGCCTGCTGGTGATATTGACGCTCATCGGCACGCTACAGGATTTCGGCAGCATCCTGATTCTGACGGGCGGTGGACCAGGCTTGGCAACCCATGTACCCGCGCTGCACATGTACTTTCAGGCGTTCCGCTTCGGGCACTTGGGCTATGCTGCCGCCATCGGTTTAACGTTGTTCGTGGCGATATTCGTGCTGTCGCTGTTGAATCTGCTTCTTGGCAGGAGGCTGGAAAGGCTGACATGA
- a CDS encoding mandelate racemase: MAISVQHTSFTLHPMRTRMAFRYGIATVRELQHLVLRMTVAVDGQQVEGVSADHLAPRWFVKDPGLTLEQEVQLLLLAVLHACDLACEVGESSTPFDLWWQAYHAQMNWAKEKGIAPLIASFGMSLVERAVIHAFCRATRTPFARALRDNTLGIVLERIYPELKGTQPRDYLPSEPLHHIIVRHTVGLGDPLTDAEIPPEERLHDGLPQSLQECIRVYGLTHFKIKLSGDVQVDRERLRSMARLLRRECAVFRLTLDANEMYPDMETFRVFWESLQADTDLRELVSALIFVEQPLHRDEALSHRTRKQLQCWHEHPPMIIDESDAELNSLPAALECGYSGCSVKSCKGVFKGIANACLTERLCRQGKRVLISGEDLTTVPPVSLQQDLALMANLGIPHVERNGYHYFRGLSMLPLDVQHRLLAEHPDLFTPHGQDFVTVKIENGGLRTQSVTYLAYGVA, translated from the coding sequence ATGGCTATTTCGGTGCAACATACCTCCTTCACCCTGCACCCGATGCGTACGCGGATGGCTTTCCGCTACGGCATCGCCACCGTGCGCGAACTACAACATCTGGTTCTGCGTATGACAGTGGCTGTGGATGGACAGCAGGTAGAAGGTGTGTCCGCCGACCACCTCGCTCCTCGCTGGTTCGTGAAAGACCCTGGACTGACACTGGAACAGGAAGTGCAACTGCTGTTGCTAGCCGTCCTTCATGCGTGCGACCTTGCCTGCGAGGTCGGCGAATCTTCTACTCCCTTTGACCTGTGGTGGCAGGCATATCATGCGCAGATGAACTGGGCGAAGGAGAAGGGTATCGCACCCCTTATCGCGTCGTTCGGCATGAGTCTGGTGGAACGGGCGGTGATCCATGCCTTCTGCCGGGCAACCCGCACCCCCTTTGCCCGAGCACTGCGCGATAATACACTGGGTATCGTGCTGGAGCGGATATATCCTGAACTCAAAGGCACACAACCGCGCGACTATCTCCCCAGCGAGCCGTTGCATCATATCATCGTGCGCCATACCGTGGGCTTGGGTGACCCACTGACAGACGCCGAGATTCCTCCGGAAGAGCGATTGCATGACGGATTGCCGCAGTCTTTGCAGGAGTGCATCCGTGTTTATGGGCTGACGCACTTCAAGATAAAGTTGAGCGGCGATGTGCAGGTAGATAGAGAGCGATTGAGATCGATGGCGAGGTTGCTACGACGGGAATGCGCTGTCTTCCGCTTGACCCTTGACGCCAACGAGATGTATCCCGATATGGAGACCTTCCGTGTTTTCTGGGAGAGCCTGCAGGCGGACACAGACCTGCGCGAGCTGGTGAGTGCGCTCATTTTCGTGGAACAACCGTTGCACCGCGACGAGGCGTTGAGCCATCGTACGCGTAAGCAGTTGCAGTGCTGGCACGAGCATCCCCCGATGATTATCGACGAGTCCGACGCCGAACTGAACAGTTTGCCAGCCGCGCTGGAATGTGGCTACAGCGGTTGCAGCGTGAAGAGCTGCAAAGGCGTTTTCAAGGGTATCGCTAACGCCTGCTTGACCGAAAGGTTGTGTCGGCAGGGAAAGCGGGTGCTGATCAGCGGTGAGGATTTGACCACCGTACCGCCTGTCTCTCTGCAGCAGGATCTTGCGCTTATGGCGAACCTGGGTATTCCCCACGTGGAGCGAAACGGCTATCATTATTTCCGGGGCTTGAGTATGCTGCCGCTGGACGTGCAGCACCGCCTTCTGGCGGAACACCCCGACCTGTTCACCCCCCACGGACAGGATTTTGTAACGGTGAAGATAGAGAACGGCGGTCTGCGCACGCAAAGTGTGACGTATCTGGCGTACGGAGTGGCATAG